One part of the Haliotis asinina isolate JCU_RB_2024 chromosome 2, JCU_Hal_asi_v2, whole genome shotgun sequence genome encodes these proteins:
- the LOC137273845 gene encoding uncharacterized protein, whose protein sequence is MSFNRSNDGWGDHSRSKKRRFDRNRGRGYYGGRRNDYYAQNDHLTEQVQGWMQWVGSAGSPPGFMSDPSGGWGHQGYQPDGGYWSHPGGSQPYYPPYNEESEPAILTVAERLERLGEYLRRYHSNNDVQVIEKGVTASRSGLRADYSHEVVHKVGKKYIFTGCLKLNKVFIARSVGGDKQRTKQSTYRKAINIIRNKSIRHILGLRDVGIQILKIDAKSFFKKDEEYDDPGAIALKRFISIEKGEMQVDIPEGTSIDQVLKLELTDDEVKEKLAAVVSYCLETPRHPNASLMHLLDRNVFRIGLEPKCVVKFLEPDENRPAEENVICDYYLQKVLIGTGKGETRANAHAEAYENAYHKLTTMTGEEIFDAGKPAPEEELKVAKTEVWAKSRTEGVESNIGRLKLLRRDPIQRNKEWNEMVIVETHDWSFNRRKNAYSILMMSAMWNGMLLEWKIEPDEKGYRCEMILQQTKVGEAVAGDQHTVRTLAAADALFKFYETQTVLKVRSTKECNDIVVTADDIVKKGEELKAASGDTGTDDYIIVTRKRYFRDDPDDDEEDEEDIPAPPLKTARKAAPNVAEEEAEVKSSTSGDPSGNTSEDPSEDPTGNPSEAPSGDPSGNTSGDPSGDPSANTSGDPSGDPSVSGAPEGAITSDVKGSDANKESNGDESKAEDDKEGDDDKGEEGGKDEDGGAEEEELPNRCRINKWHRDAIEKVMLDYKQMDTLRDLRFVYGFEQGDWDQIKYLAKRTGLKIMQKKIKDRFLKLYRKNTPDQMVEILVKLGEPSGRYELVPREGLPCHADIEDMLNFGKA, encoded by the exons ATGTCATTTAACCGGTCAAACGACGGTTGGGGTGACCATTCACGGTCCAAGAAGAGGAGGTTTGACCGGAACCGTGGACGAGGCTACTACGGAGGCAGGAGGAATGATTACTATGCGCAGAATG aCCATTTGACGGAACAAGTCCAAGGTTGGATGCAGTGGGTGGGGTCAGCAGGTTCCCCCCCAGGGTTCATGTCGGACCCTAGTGGCGGATGGGGACACCAAGGGTACCAGCCTGATGGTGGGTACTGGAGCCATCCAGGCGGCTCACAGCCATACTATCCACCATACAATGAAGAATCTGAACCTGCTATTTTAACAGTGGCTGAAAGACTGGAAAGGTTGGGTGAATATCTCCGAAGGTATCACAGCAATAATGATGTTCAGGTGATTGAGAAGGGAGTTACTGCCAGCCGTTCAGGCCTCCGAGCTGATTACAGCCATGAAGTTGTCCACAAAGTGGGCAAGAAGTACATATTCACCGGATGTCTCAAACTCAATAAAGTGTTCATAGCCCGCAGTGTAGGGGGAGACAAGCAAAGAACAAAACAGTCAACTTACAGAAAGGCCATCAACATCATCCGCAACAAATCCATCCGACACATACTGGGTCTGAGAGATGTTGGTATACAGATTCTGAAAATTGATGCCAAATCCTTCTTCAAAAAAGATGAAGAGTATGATGACCCAGGTGCTATTGCTCTGAAGAGGTTCATTTCAATCGAGAAAGGAGAGATGCAGGTTGACATCCCCGAAGGAACATCCATAGACCAAGTGCTCAAGCTGGAGCTGACAGATGATGAGGTAAAGGAGAAGCTGGCAGCTGTGGTTTCCTACTGCCTTGAGACACCACGACATCCTAATGCCTCACTCATGCACTTGTTGGATCGGAATGTGTTCCGTATTGGGTTGGAGCCCAAATGTGTTGTTAAGTTCCTTGAACCAGACGAGAACCGACCAGCTGAGGAGAATGTTATTTGTGACTACTACCTGCAGAAGGTTCTGATTGGAACAGGGAAGGGGGAGACTCGGGCAAATGCACATGCTGAAGCCTACGAGAATGCCTACCATAAacttacaaccatgacaggTGAGGAGATCTTTGATGCAGGCAAGCCAGCGCCAGAAGAAGAGCTGAAAGTAGCCAAAACTGAAGTGTGGGCAAAATCGAGAACAGAAGGTGTAGAGTCAAATATTGGCCGCTTAAAACTACTCAGACGAGATCCCATACAGAGAAACAAAGAATGGAACGAAATGGTTATTGTGGAGACACATGATTGGTCCTTCAATCGCAGAAAAAATGCATACAGTATCTTGATGATGAGTGCGATGTGGAATGGGATGCTTCTGGAGTGGAAGATTGAACCAGACGAGAAGGGATACAG ATGTGAGATGATCCTGCAGCAGACGAAGGTCGGAGAGGCCGTTGCTGGGGACCAACACACAGTCCGCACTCTAGCTGCTGCAGATGCTCTCTTCAAGTTTTATGAGACTCAGACAGTGCTCAAG GTACGATCAACAAAGGAGTGCAATGACATTGTGGTGACAGCAGATGACATTGTTAAAAAGGGTGAGGAACTAAAGGCAGCGAGTGGAGATACTGGAACAGACGACTACATCATTGTCACCCGGAAGAGGTACTTCCGGGATGACCCAGATGATGATgaggaagatgaggaagacATCCCTGCACCACCTCTTAAAACTGCAAGGAAGGCTGCACCAAATGTGGCTGAGGAAGAAGCTGAGGTCAAGTCATCAACTTCAGGAGATCCTTCTGGAAACACTTCGGAAGATCCTTCAGAAGATCCTACTGGAAACCCTTCTGAAGCTCCTTCAGGAGATCCTTCTGGAAACACTTCTGGAGATCCTTCAGGAGATCCTTCTGCAAACACTTCTGGAGATCCTTCAGGAGATCCTTCTGTGTCAGGAGCACCTGAAGGTGCTATTACTTCAGATGTTAAAGGCAGTGATGCAAATAAAGAAAGTAATGGTGATGAAAGCAAGGCTGAGGATGATAAGGAAGGTGATGACGATAAGGGTGAGGAAGGGGGCAAGGATGAAGATGGTGGTGCTGAGGAGGAAGAACTTCCTAACAGATGCCGAATCAACAAGTGGCATAGGGATGCCATTGAGAAGGTCATGCTGGACTACAAACAGATGGACACCCTTCGGGATTTGCGCTTTGTGTATGGGTTTGAGCAGGGTGACTGGGATCAGATTAAGTACCTTGCCAAGAGAACAGGCTTGAAAATTATGCAGAAGAAGATCAAGGATCGTTTCTTGAAGCTGTACCGCAAGAACACCCCAGATCAGATGGTGGAGATTCTTGTCAAGCTTGGCGAACCCAGTGGCAGATATGAACTTGTTCCTAGGGAAGGGCTGCCATGTCATGCCGACATAGAGGATATGCTGAATTTTGGAAAGGCTTAA